TAGGGATCACGGTGCCGGTCCCCCGGGGCCGAGCGCGGAACGTATGCCGGTCGGGAGGGCCGCATGAGAATCGAGATCTGGTCGGACATCGTGTGTCCGTGGTGTGCGATCGGCAAGGCGCAGCTCGAGGCGGCGCTTGCCGAGTTCGAGCATGCCGACGGCGTCGACGTGGTCTGGCGCAGCTTCGAGCTCGACCCTGGTGCCCCCGCTGTGCGGGAAGGCGACTACGCCGCCATGCTGGCGAGCAAGTACGGCACCAGCCTGGCCGGCGGGCAGGCGATGATCGCGCGAATGACCGAGGCCGCCGCCGACGCGGGCCTGGGGTTCGACCTCGAACGTGCCCGTCCCGGCAACTCCTTCGACGCGCACCGGCTCGCACACCTCGCCGCGGACCACGGCCGGCAGAGTGCAGTCGTCCAGCGCCTCATGCGTGGCTATCTGTCCGAAGGCGAGGCCATCGGCGACCCCGCCACCTTGCTGCGGCTCGCCGCCGACGCCGGCCTGGAGCCGGACCAGGTGCGCGACACCCTCGACTCGGACGCCTACGCCGACGCGGTGCGCGCCGAAGAGCACGAGGCGCTCGAACTCGGCGTCACCGCGGTGCCGCTGTTCCTGCTCGACCGGCGACTCGCGATACCCGGTGCCCAACCGGTCGAGATGATGCTTCAGGCGCTGCGCCGCGCCACGCGAGAACGCGATCCGGCCGCGGCCCGTGACAC
The sequence above is drawn from the Streptosporangiales bacterium genome and encodes:
- a CDS encoding DsbA family oxidoreductase, with amino-acid sequence MRIEIWSDIVCPWCAIGKAQLEAALAEFEHADGVDVVWRSFELDPGAPAVREGDYAAMLASKYGTSLAGGQAMIARMTEAAADAGLGFDLERARPGNSFDAHRLAHLAADHGRQSAVVQRLMRGYLSEGEAIGDPATLLRLAADAGLEPDQVRDTLDSDAYADAVRAEEHEALELGVTAVPLFLLDRRLAIPGAQPVEMMLQALRRATRERDPAAARDTPVHRVDREAR